One window of Candidatus Mycobacterium wuenschmannii genomic DNA carries:
- the folP gene encoding dihydropteroate synthase produces the protein MPTDSVTDVAGEIGPPSAPHSAGTRHHGLVSSTLCGRSVSDDRALIMAIVNRTPDSFYDRGANFADDAARAAVHRLIAEGADVIDVGGVKAGPGETIDTAAEIDRVVPFIEWLRGAYPDQLISIDTWRSEVARLACRAGADLINDSWGGYDPAMPEVAAEFGAGLVCSHTGGAQPRTRPFRVSYGTSTRGVVDDVVAELTASADRAVAAGVARDRVVIDPTHDFGKNTFHGLALLRHMEDLVNTGWPILMALSNKDFVGETLGVNLTERLEGTLAATALAAAAGARMFRVHEVGPTRRVLEMVASISGQRPPARTVRGLA, from the coding sequence GTCGTCCACCCTGTGCGGTCGCTCGGTGAGCGATGATCGCGCACTGATCATGGCGATCGTCAACCGCACCCCGGACTCGTTCTACGACCGCGGCGCGAACTTCGCCGACGACGCCGCCCGGGCCGCCGTGCACCGGCTGATCGCCGAGGGCGCCGATGTGATCGACGTCGGCGGCGTCAAGGCGGGCCCGGGGGAGACCATCGACACGGCAGCCGAGATCGACCGCGTGGTGCCGTTCATCGAGTGGCTGCGCGGCGCGTATCCCGACCAGTTGATCAGCATCGACACCTGGCGTTCGGAGGTGGCGAGGCTGGCGTGCCGGGCGGGCGCGGATCTGATCAATGACAGCTGGGGCGGCTATGATCCCGCGATGCCCGAGGTAGCGGCCGAATTCGGCGCCGGCCTGGTGTGTTCGCACACCGGCGGCGCCCAGCCGCGCACCCGCCCGTTCCGGGTCAGCTACGGCACCAGCACCCGCGGCGTCGTCGACGATGTCGTCGCCGAACTCACCGCTTCCGCGGACCGGGCGGTCGCCGCCGGCGTGGCCCGCGATCGTGTCGTGATCGACCCGACGCACGATTTCGGCAAGAACACTTTCCACGGGTTGGCGCTGTTGCGGCACATGGAAGATCTTGTAAACACCGGATGGCCGATTTTGATGGCGTTGAGCAACAAGGATTTCGTCGGGGAGACTCTTGGAGTGAACCTGACCGAACGTCTCGAGGGAACCCTGGCCGCCACCGCGCTGGCGGCCGCGGCGGGCGCCCGGATGTTCCGGGTTCACGAAGTCGGGCCGACCCGGCGGGTGTTGGAGATGGTGGCGTCGATCAGTGGGCAACGCCCGCCGGCGCGCACGGTGAGAGGACTGGCATGA
- a CDS encoding DNA-3-methyladenine glycosylase I: MATPDDGLVRCDWAVGKPGSADFDLYRDYHDTEWGQPLRGAVALFERMSLEAFQSGLSWLIILRKRDNFRKAFKGFNPENVARFADKDVARLLADEGIVRNRAKIEATIANARAVADLDVDLSELLWSFAPATRTRPATLSDVPAITPESTAMARELKRRGFRFVGPTTAYALMQATGMVDDHLAACWVPRTAA; this comes from the coding sequence ATGGCCACGCCTGACGACGGTCTGGTCCGCTGCGACTGGGCGGTCGGCAAGCCGGGCAGCGCCGATTTCGACCTCTACCGCGACTACCACGACACCGAATGGGGCCAGCCGCTGCGCGGCGCGGTCGCGCTGTTCGAGCGGATGAGCCTGGAAGCCTTCCAGAGCGGCCTGTCCTGGCTGATCATCCTGCGCAAACGGGACAACTTCCGGAAGGCGTTCAAGGGTTTCAATCCCGAGAACGTCGCCCGCTTCGCCGATAAGGACGTAGCCCGCCTGCTGGCCGACGAGGGCATCGTCCGCAACCGGGCGAAGATCGAGGCGACGATCGCCAACGCACGGGCCGTCGCCGACCTCGACGTCGACCTCTCCGAGCTGTTGTGGTCGTTCGCGCCGGCTACCCGGACGCGGCCGGCGACCCTGTCCGACGTGCCCGCCATCACCCCGGAATCCACCGCCATGGCACGCGAATTGAAGCGCCGGGGGTTCCGCTTCGTCGGCCCGACGACGGCCTACGCGCTGATGCAGGCGACCGGGATGGTCGACGATCACCTGGCCGCGTGCTGGGTGCCGCGGACGGCCGCCTGA
- a CDS encoding glucosyl-3-phosphoglycerate synthase, with protein MTASELVDLVAEGALAASPGDVWLADRSWTRPQWTVEELVAAKAGRTISVVLPALNEEDTVESVIESISPLVGGLVDELIVLDSGSTDDTEIRAIAAGAKVVTREQALPEVAPRPGKGEVLWRSLAATSGDFVVFVDSDLIEPHPMFVPRLLGPLLTEDGIHLVKSFYRRPLNAHDASGREGATGGGRVTELVARPLLAALRPELGCVLQPLGGEYAASRELLTSVPFAPGYGVEIGLLVDTYDRLGLDGIAQVNLGVRAHRNRPLAELGPMSRQVVATLLSRCGIPDSGVGLTQFFVDGDGYTPRTSTVSLADRPPMKAIRPRH; from the coding sequence ATGACGGCTTCTGAGCTGGTCGATCTCGTCGCCGAGGGGGCGCTGGCCGCCTCGCCCGGCGACGTCTGGCTGGCCGACCGCAGCTGGACCCGTCCGCAGTGGACGGTCGAGGAACTCGTCGCGGCCAAGGCGGGCCGAACGATCTCGGTGGTGCTGCCCGCTCTCAACGAGGAAGACACCGTCGAATCGGTGATCGAGAGCATCTCGCCGCTGGTCGGCGGCCTGGTCGACGAGCTGATCGTGCTCGATTCGGGCTCCACCGACGACACCGAGATCCGGGCGATCGCCGCCGGCGCCAAGGTCGTCACCCGTGAGCAGGCGCTGCCGGAGGTCGCGCCGCGGCCGGGCAAGGGCGAGGTGCTGTGGCGCTCGCTGGCGGCCACCAGCGGCGATTTTGTGGTCTTCGTCGACTCGGATCTGATCGAGCCGCACCCGATGTTCGTGCCGCGACTGCTCGGCCCGCTGCTCACCGAGGACGGCATTCACCTCGTCAAGAGCTTTTATCGACGACCGCTCAACGCCCACGACGCCAGCGGACGCGAGGGCGCCACCGGCGGCGGGCGGGTCACCGAGCTGGTGGCCCGGCCCCTGCTCGCCGCGCTGCGGCCGGAGCTGGGCTGCGTGCTGCAGCCGCTGGGTGGCGAATACGCGGCCTCCCGCGAGCTGCTGACCTCGGTGCCGTTCGCGCCCGGCTACGGGGTCGAGATCGGCCTGCTCGTCGATACCTACGATCGGCTGGGCCTCGACGGGATCGCCCAGGTGAATCTCGGGGTGCGGGCGCACCGCAACCGCCCGCTTGCCGAGCTGGGCCCGATGAGCCGCCAGGTGGTCGCGACGCTGCTGTCGCGCTGCGGCATCCCGGACTCCGGTGTGGGCCTGACGCAGTTCTTCGTCGACGGTGACGGCTACACGCCGCGCACATCGACGGTGTCGCTGGCCGACCGGCCGCCGATGAAGGCGATCCGGCCGCGCCACTAA
- a CDS encoding DivIVA domain-containing protein yields MALVLLYVVVLVLVAIVLFGVASLLFGRGESLPPLPRGTTPTVLPASGVTRGDVDAVKFTQTLRGYKTSEVDWVLDRLGQELDLLRGQLSSVHAAVAVDEPTDDAAEEVPDGHA; encoded by the coding sequence GTGGCATTGGTGTTGCTCTACGTGGTGGTGTTGGTCCTGGTAGCGATCGTGCTGTTCGGGGTGGCCAGTCTGCTGTTCGGCCGCGGGGAGTCCCTACCGCCGCTGCCTCGTGGCACCACGCCGACGGTCCTCCCGGCCTCGGGCGTGACGCGCGGCGATGTCGACGCGGTCAAGTTCACCCAGACGCTGCGCGGCTACAAGACCAGCGAAGTCGACTGGGTGCTGGACCGGCTCGGCCAGGAACTCGACCTGCTGCGCGGCCAGCTGTCGTCGGTGCACGCCGCGGTCGCGGTCGACGAGCCGACGGACGATGCGGCTGAGGAGGTGCCCGATGGCCACGCCTGA